The following are encoded in a window of Candidatus Aegiribacteria sp. genomic DNA:
- a CDS encoding transposase, which translates to MARLARVVVPGIPHHIVQRGNRNQTVFFSDSDRYMYTLMLRNAAGEYGVSFLSWCLMGNHVHLIAIPEMEKSFASCFRKAHSQYAYYVNSQYDWRGHLWQCRFHSSPLGPSYLYNAIRYVEQNPVRAGITLNPWDYRWSSAGFHTGHRKYDLLANNKPDVQIDIEDWQEYLSIDPETAQILKIRKAVKKNNPVGRYWFLKRMEKTHGTSAVPRERGRPRKYPD; encoded by the coding sequence ATGGCAAGATTAGCAAGAGTCGTAGTACCGGGAATCCCTCATCACATCGTCCAGCGTGGGAACAGAAATCAGACTGTTTTCTTCTCCGATTCCGACAGATACATGTATACCTTAATGTTGAGAAATGCTGCTGGTGAATATGGCGTGTCTTTCCTCTCTTGGTGTCTGATGGGCAATCATGTGCATTTGATCGCGATTCCGGAGATGGAGAAATCCTTCGCTTCCTGTTTCAGGAAAGCTCACTCTCAATATGCATATTACGTAAACAGCCAATATGACTGGAGGGGACATCTATGGCAGTGTAGATTCCACTCAAGCCCACTTGGACCTTCATACCTCTACAATGCCATACGTTACGTCGAACAGAATCCAGTCCGTGCGGGAATAACCTTGAATCCATGGGATTACAGATGGTCAAGTGCCGGTTTTCACACGGGCCACAGAAAGTATGATCTCCTCGCGAACAACAAACCTGATGTGCAAATTGATATTGAAGACTGGCAGGAGTACCTATCCATTGACCCGGAAACAGCCCAGATACTTAAAATCCGTAAAGCGGTGAAAAAAAACAATCCTGTGGGCAGATACTGGTTCCTGAAGAGAATGGAGAAAACACACGGAACAAGCGCAGTACCTCGAGAAAGAGGACGTCCTCGCAAATATCCCGATTAA
- a CDS encoding ABC transporter permease subunit, whose translation MLSDSLIILKKELKRIFTDRRMVAMLVLLPLLMLPAMYSVMAKMGQARDSDIASFTSSICIYEGAGNEDVMGQFIEVISEINTSLELVQFEELDAVKQAITDKDKELLLVMPDNFHESLAACSTFDIAIYFNSTADYSEYAYNEVSEVLTVLSGDIIRERILERDMSEEILSVFTVNEALIGYDLAKEGSVMGKIISILLPFFIIIYLFANSMKVGLDTVAGEKERGTLAVILVNQVDRLSIVIGKMMSVMVAAIVGAASSVIGLIIASRYLMVMIGASGAAISSYSMSSIHILQFTIVVIPLAVLVASMVLIVSTFARNTKEGNGMIMPVYFVVMIMGMATMQTGDVPPKWMISAPVFNSLLVLKDILMKDAAWGTILTASLSSVVLSAILIYLTLKMFSSEKILFRI comes from the coding sequence ATGCTTAGCGACAGCCTTATCATTCTGAAAAAAGAACTGAAGCGAATATTTACCGACAGGCGGATGGTCGCCATGCTGGTGCTTCTGCCTCTTCTCATGCTTCCCGCGATGTACTCGGTAATGGCTAAGATGGGTCAGGCCAGGGATTCGGATATTGCGTCATTCACTTCATCTATCTGCATTTACGAAGGAGCCGGTAACGAAGACGTCATGGGGCAGTTCATAGAAGTGATCTCCGAAATAAACACAAGTCTGGAACTGGTGCAGTTTGAGGAGCTTGATGCCGTAAAGCAAGCCATAACCGACAAAGATAAAGAGCTTCTTCTTGTAATGCCCGACAATTTCCATGAGAGCCTTGCCGCATGCAGTACTTTCGATATCGCTATCTACTTCAATTCCACCGCGGATTACTCCGAGTACGCTTACAATGAAGTTAGCGAAGTTCTGACCGTACTCAGCGGAGATATAATCAGAGAGAGAATTCTGGAAAGGGATATGTCAGAGGAGATTCTGAGCGTATTCACCGTAAACGAGGCTTTGATAGGGTACGATCTCGCGAAAGAAGGCAGCGTGATGGGGAAGATAATCAGTATTCTTCTTCCATTCTTCATAATCATCTACCTCTTTGCAAATTCCATGAAAGTAGGGCTCGATACGGTTGCCGGGGAGAAGGAGAGAGGAACTCTTGCAGTGATCCTGGTTAACCAGGTCGACAGGCTTTCAATAGTTATAGGAAAAATGATGTCCGTGATGGTTGCCGCTATTGTCGGAGCGGCAAGTTCGGTGATCGGTCTTATCATCGCTTCAAGATATTTAATGGTAATGATCGGCGCATCCGGCGCTGCCATCTCAAGCTACAGTATGAGTTCGATTCATATCCTTCAGTTTACGATTGTTGTAATCCCTCTGGCTGTTCTTGTGGCAAGCATGGTTCTCATCGTATCAACTTTCGCGAGGAATACAAAAGAGGGTAATGGAATGATCATGCCCGTTTACTTCGTTGTGATGATAATGGGAATGGCGACCATGCAGACAGGAGATGTTCCTCCGAAGTGGATGATATCAGCACCTGTTTTCAACTCCCTGCTTGTTCTCAAGGATATACTCATGAAGGATGCGGCCTGGGGCACCATTTTAACGGCTTCACTTTCCAGTGTTGTTCTTTCCGCTATTCTTATTTACCTGACTCTGAAGATGTTCAGCAGCGAGAAGATCCTTTTCAGGATCTAA
- a CDS encoding T9SS type A sorting domain-containing protein, with the protein MENCRKNIIGFSLILFAATLLSGTCFAGTWTTYTEAGFVSGLAVDGNDLWAGTRGGALLWNISAQTYQKFTTTEGLADQNVKEVFIDNSGNIWFGTTEGVQCYDGSTWTVYNTDNSLLPDNRVYCIVQDQGTSMWFGTGHGCAKLTGTTMEVFTDLGGGATNIAVRGMGVDSQNHIWTANNPDNYGDPGGVSMYDGTSWTYHNPDPGSSIGQYFLSLTVDGRDSVWAGSWTNYVFLYNGTSWTHYDNGNSSLLGNNIEAFEVEPDSTVWISNHPASPTPTTAGVARYDNGSWDILTPANSGLPDPYVYSIANAGGVTWFGTAYYGTAGYDGTSTWQYLETSNEPHTNYFTSIEYGDVGTSDVSLYFGTDHSGIALYDGSAWSCYTSDNCGLVDNNINDVHIADNVLWAGSQFMGVWKYDGTTWTNYNTGNSDLLGDIVLSAASDSYGNLWFGTSGWSGPGGQDGALSRFDGSSWTNYYLQNSGLIDDDGLQVYVDNADTLWIGTEEGISKFHYPSNWTDYHTGNSGLIEDHVQAIAFDEFDGKWIATMGGVSHFSSGTWTNYTTADGLPDNYVTDICVSDSGIVWISTLDGAASYENGAGWTSYSQTEGLADNEVNAAGMGEGEVVWFGTDDSGLSSFDPGTTGISSSHSSDIGNVLQCAISPNPFFGSVVIQYSVPAEANVNINVFDMSGRIVRTLADGNHSAQQHSVIWDGTDERGVPVSRGMYMYRVECGSSIATGKLILLN; encoded by the coding sequence ATGGAGAATTGCAGAAAAAACATCATAGGCTTTTCACTTATCCTGTTTGCGGCGACATTGCTTTCAGGCACATGTTTTGCGGGAACCTGGACAACATATACGGAAGCCGGCTTTGTAAGCGGGCTGGCAGTCGACGGCAACGATCTCTGGGCCGGGACCAGAGGCGGAGCTCTCCTCTGGAACATTTCTGCACAGACATATCAGAAGTTCACTACCACAGAAGGGCTTGCGGATCAGAATGTTAAAGAAGTCTTTATTGACAATTCGGGAAACATCTGGTTCGGAACAACCGAGGGTGTACAGTGTTACGATGGCAGCACATGGACAGTATACAACACTGATAATTCCCTTCTGCCCGATAACAGAGTCTACTGCATCGTACAGGATCAGGGCACGTCCATGTGGTTTGGAACCGGACACGGCTGCGCTAAATTAACCGGAACAACAATGGAAGTTTTCACCGATCTCGGCGGAGGAGCAACAAACATTGCTGTCCGCGGAATGGGAGTCGACTCGCAGAACCATATCTGGACCGCAAACAATCCCGACAACTACGGCGACCCGGGCGGAGTATCGATGTACGACGGCACTTCCTGGACATACCATAATCCGGACCCGGGCAGCAGTATCGGGCAGTATTTTCTTTCACTTACGGTAGATGGCAGGGATAGTGTCTGGGCAGGAAGCTGGACGAATTATGTGTTCCTTTACAACGGCACTTCCTGGACTCATTACGATAACGGCAACAGCTCCCTTCTGGGAAACAATATCGAGGCATTCGAGGTCGAGCCTGATTCCACAGTATGGATTTCTAACCATCCGGCGTCTCCAACACCCACAACCGCCGGTGTTGCCAGATACGATAATGGTTCATGGGACATTCTGACCCCGGCGAACTCCGGACTTCCCGATCCCTACGTTTATTCGATTGCCAACGCTGGCGGAGTGACATGGTTCGGTACAGCGTATTACGGAACCGCAGGTTACGATGGAACATCCACATGGCAATACCTTGAAACATCTAACGAACCGCATACCAACTATTTTACTTCAATAGAGTACGGAGATGTCGGAACTTCAGATGTCTCTCTATATTTCGGAACAGATCACAGCGGTATCGCATTGTACGATGGAAGCGCATGGTCATGCTACACGTCAGATAACTGCGGTCTAGTAGATAACAACATCAACGACGTTCATATTGCAGATAACGTACTTTGGGCAGGTTCTCAGTTTATGGGGGTATGGAAGTACGACGGAACAACCTGGACTAACTACAATACCGGTAACTCCGATCTTCTGGGAGATATTGTGCTGTCAGCAGCATCCGACAGCTACGGAAACCTCTGGTTCGGAACCTCAGGCTGGAGTGGTCCGGGTGGCCAGGACGGAGCCCTTTCCAGATTCGACGGATCTTCATGGACCAATTACTATCTTCAGAACAGTGGTCTAATCGACGATGACGGCCTGCAGGTCTATGTTGATAACGCGGATACTCTCTGGATAGGAACCGAAGAGGGTATAAGCAAGTTCCATTATCCCTCAAACTGGACAGACTATCATACTGGCAACAGCGGCCTTATTGAAGATCATGTCCAGGCCATAGCATTTGATGAATTCGATGGCAAGTGGATAGCGACAATGGGCGGCGTAAGTCATTTCTCCAGCGGAACGTGGACGAATTATACAACAGCCGACGGTCTGCCGGATAACTACGTAACCGATATTTGTGTCTCCGATTCGGGGATCGTATGGATTTCAACTCTGGATGGCGCTGCCAGTTATGAGAATGGAGCAGGATGGACCTCCTACTCACAGACGGAAGGCCTCGCGGACAACGAAGTAAACGCGGCCGGCATGGGAGAAGGGGAAGTTGTCTGGTTCGGAACGGATGACAGCGGATTATCCTCTTTCGATCCCGGAACAACCGGAATATCCTCGTCGCATTCTTCAGATATCGGAAATGTTCTTCAGTGCGCGATCTCGCCGAATCCATTCTTCGGCTCAGTAGTGATACAGTATAGCGTACCGGCAGAGGCAAATGTCAACATCAATGTCTTTGATATGTCAGGCCGCATCGTAAGAACTCTCGCAGACGGTAATCATTCAGCGCAACAGCATTCCGTGATCTGGGATGGTACCGATGAAAGAGGCGTGCCTGTATCCAGGGGAATGTACATGTACCGAGTTGAATGCGGTTCCTCAATCGCGACAGGCAAACTCATTCTTCTGAACTGA
- a CDS encoding glycosyltransferase family 39 protein codes for MYKISADSIRKIEPLILLAIMLLALMVRLPVLIRNPVPAGDGIASNLEVAVNLREECGFSTMRKWTLYNDSMDNVRPEGNRQPAMAVFLYVLFMITGPGFTAAQVLSLFIGTVCLLTCWLWIRRNFGIIPALFSVLVLSITPLFVWYSTQPDSLLLFTTLFFVTLVVADTETLSFRRIIVLGILSGLAYLTRTQGMLLAFSIGVWVLVRGREKRILKILLFVLVFILTCMPWFIRNYEAFGSPTFTQNGQFLLNENHGAAYEVRENAPGPTDMFRNQGPAAVLVYIIKGTLRVMEPVTTGSLHRGENFGQPSMVGFAVLALLALSSSSIRRKMLLPLIAALPVMAVLTLHEHSGRYLAFFIVIVTGLGSAGLMRLLKLAGKKATVIAGILLLLPFVLPLGRLLAVDSTERAAEAQEISQWLTTISSEDDWVVTYPSVELFIWQYRRPTLTMPNDYQMLLWPCLEKHEVRYIVVDSYLPVMRPHLSERWVRSPGGGWAITDPPAFLTEVYRSASGESIVYEMTGQVPEGFMHVDTLPRDNMRALSSGGIPR; via the coding sequence ATGTATAAAATATCCGCTGATTCAATTAGAAAAATAGAACCTCTGATTCTACTGGCCATTATGCTGCTTGCTTTAATGGTGCGCCTTCCTGTGCTTATCAGGAATCCTGTTCCGGCGGGAGACGGTATAGCATCCAATCTGGAAGTTGCAGTTAACCTCCGGGAGGAATGTGGCTTCTCCACTATGCGGAAATGGACCCTTTACAACGATTCCATGGATAATGTAAGGCCCGAGGGCAACAGGCAGCCTGCTATGGCGGTTTTTCTATATGTCCTTTTTATGATAACCGGTCCGGGGTTCACTGCGGCACAGGTACTGTCCCTCTTCATTGGAACCGTATGTCTGCTGACGTGCTGGTTATGGATAAGAAGGAATTTTGGAATTATTCCGGCATTGTTCTCAGTACTGGTACTGTCAATAACCCCATTGTTCGTCTGGTATTCAACCCAGCCGGATAGTCTTCTTCTGTTTACCACACTGTTTTTTGTGACACTTGTTGTGGCGGATACGGAAACACTCAGCTTCAGAAGGATAATTGTTCTGGGAATTCTATCCGGACTGGCCTACCTGACCAGAACGCAGGGCATGCTTCTTGCGTTTTCAATTGGAGTCTGGGTGCTTGTCAGGGGAAGAGAAAAAAGGATATTGAAAATTCTTCTGTTCGTTCTTGTATTTATCCTTACATGCATGCCCTGGTTTATTCGTAATTATGAAGCCTTTGGTTCTCCCACATTTACCCAGAACGGCCAGTTCCTGCTGAATGAGAATCACGGTGCTGCCTACGAAGTCAGGGAAAACGCTCCCGGCCCCACTGATATGTTTCGCAATCAGGGGCCTGCAGCTGTTCTTGTCTATATAATCAAGGGGACATTGAGGGTGATGGAACCTGTGACAACCGGTTCACTGCACAGAGGAGAGAATTTCGGACAACCCTCTATGGTTGGTTTTGCTGTTCTTGCACTGCTGGCTCTCTCATCCTCATCAATTCGCAGAAAGATGCTTCTGCCCCTGATTGCGGCCCTTCCTGTCATGGCAGTTCTTACTCTTCATGAACACAGCGGGAGATACCTGGCTTTTTTCATAGTTATCGTTACCGGATTGGGCTCGGCGGGACTCATGAGGCTGCTGAAGCTTGCCGGAAAGAAAGCAACGGTTATCGCCGGAATCCTCCTTCTGCTGCCCTTTGTACTGCCACTGGGACGCCTTCTTGCTGTGGATTCTACTGAAAGAGCAGCAGAAGCTCAGGAAATATCACAATGGTTAACAACAATCTCTTCCGAGGATGACTGGGTTGTTACGTATCCCAGCGTGGAGTTGTTCATCTGGCAGTATCGACGCCCCACGCTTACGATGCCCAACGATTACCAGATGCTTCTCTGGCCCTGCCTGGAAAAACATGAGGTAAGGTATATTGTTGTGGACAGTTACCTTCCGGTTATGAGACCTCACCTTTCGGAGAGATGGGTACGATCACCGGGCGGTGGCTGGGCAATCACCGATCCTCCCGCATTCCTCACGGAGGTTTACAGAAGCGCTTCGGGAGAATCCATTGTGTACGAAATGACAGGACAGGTTCCCGAAGGGTTCATGCATGTGGATACGCTGCCCAGGGATAATATGCGGGCATTGTCTTCGGGTGGCATACCTCGCTGA
- a CDS encoding sigma-54 dependent transcriptional regulator — MKKVLIVDDDVAVTNYFMVFLMQTEIFEPTVINDSRQVEELLEKEHFDVIMLDLDMPNVTGMDILGMMNTKGIKIPVLILTGVNDVELAVKSMKRGAFDYLTKPVDDEYLLEVLNNAMEHGAVHSTINSLPQTLSRDDLDNKAAFEHLPTQDPAVIHLFHQAEQMAEGDLSVFIWGERGTGKESLARAIHNASPRVDRPFVAVDSASHSPEEFSSELFGRVRDWSGKSKEMSGFLETASGGTLFIDNIENMSLPVQVRLKRVIQTNEYYRDNSTEIMRSDVRFIVASTQDLTSSRYRESFSRDLLYHLMVNSIRILPLRDRADDIPLLAEYFLKEEVERTGKQITGFSDELLELLRQYNYPDNVQELKNIIAYAVVNTDSDMLSIESLSPYVRERIIPGEMSGDFISMKLQNKIADYVKETVEYCGGDRKNAARLLDIDIDRLDKLMEDNL, encoded by the coding sequence ATGAAGAAAGTACTCATTGTAGACGATGATGTTGCCGTAACCAATTATTTCATGGTCTTCCTGATGCAGACAGAGATATTTGAACCCACCGTTATTAACGATTCAAGACAGGTTGAAGAATTACTCGAGAAAGAACATTTCGATGTGATCATGCTGGACCTCGATATGCCCAATGTCACCGGTATGGATATACTGGGAATGATGAACACGAAAGGAATAAAAATCCCGGTACTTATACTCACCGGAGTTAATGATGTCGAATTGGCGGTGAAGAGCATGAAGAGGGGAGCATTTGACTATCTGACAAAACCTGTGGATGATGAATACCTTCTGGAAGTCCTGAATAATGCCATGGAACACGGAGCCGTCCACAGTACGATTAATAGTTTGCCTCAGACTCTATCCAGGGATGACCTGGATAATAAGGCGGCTTTCGAACATCTGCCTACGCAGGACCCTGCGGTCATCCACCTTTTTCACCAGGCGGAGCAGATGGCGGAAGGAGACCTGAGTGTATTCATCTGGGGTGAAAGGGGTACAGGTAAGGAATCGCTGGCCAGAGCGATTCATAATGCGTCCCCAAGGGTTGATAGACCTTTCGTTGCCGTAGACAGCGCTTCGCATTCCCCGGAAGAGTTCTCATCAGAGCTATTCGGCAGGGTCAGGGACTGGAGCGGGAAGAGCAAAGAGATGTCTGGTTTTCTGGAAACCGCTTCGGGAGGAACTCTCTTTATCGATAATATCGAGAATATGAGCCTTCCAGTTCAGGTCAGGCTGAAAAGAGTTATACAGACAAACGAGTACTACAGAGACAATTCCACTGAGATCATGAGAAGTGATGTAAGGTTCATAGTCGCTTCCACACAAGATCTTACAAGCTCCAGATACCGTGAATCCTTCTCAAGGGATCTTCTTTATCACCTTATGGTAAATTCTATCCGTATTCTTCCACTGAGGGACAGGGCTGATGATATCCCTCTTCTTGCCGAGTATTTCCTGAAGGAGGAAGTGGAAAGGACAGGAAAGCAAATCACCGGATTTTCCGATGAACTCCTTGAGCTTTTAAGGCAGTACAATTATCCCGATAATGTTCAGGAACTGAAGAACATCATAGCCTATGCAGTTGTGAACACTGACAGCGATATGTTAAGCATAGAATCACTATCACCGTATGTCCGTGAGAGAATAATTCCTGGTGAAATGTCAGGGGATTTCATCTCCATGAAGCTTCAAAACAAGATTGCCGATTATGTAAAGGAAACCGTGGAGTACTGCGGAGGGGACAGAAAGAATGCCGCTAGACTGCTTGATATTGATATTGATAGACTGGATAAGCTGATGGAAGACAACCTTTGA
- a CDS encoding ABC transporter ATP-binding protein — MLRVENLCKVFKNKKKHKVETVEAVKDVSFECSPGEIFGLLGPNGAGKTTTLRCISTLIKPTSGNVYIDRYNVMENEKAIRSRIGFLTSDMKLDGFFTPDYMVDYFGALNKMSREDIQRRKEYLFNELQMTDFIHKKIDKLSTGMKQKTAIAISLIHDPEVIVFDEPTNGLDVITSKSVTDFLEKYAESGKTIVISTHIMNVAEKLCDRFGILVDGELKELGTLSDILGKNSSDNLEDVFFSYILPGTEEEVNHA; from the coding sequence TTGTTAAGGGTTGAGAATCTCTGCAAAGTATTCAAGAACAAGAAAAAACACAAAGTAGAAACCGTTGAAGCGGTCAAAGATGTCTCTTTCGAATGCAGTCCTGGTGAGATATTCGGATTGCTCGGACCCAACGGAGCCGGGAAGACGACTACACTCAGATGCATATCCACATTGATAAAGCCTACCAGCGGTAACGTATACATAGACCGTTACAATGTGATGGAAAACGAGAAAGCCATCAGATCAAGAATAGGTTTTCTGACTTCGGATATGAAGCTCGATGGATTCTTCACTCCCGATTACATGGTGGATTATTTTGGCGCTCTCAACAAGATGAGCAGAGAGGATATTCAGCGGCGGAAGGAATACCTTTTCAACGAACTGCAAATGACGGATTTCATCCACAAGAAGATAGACAAGCTTTCCACCGGTATGAAACAGAAGACGGCGATTGCCATAAGCCTCATTCATGACCCCGAGGTTATCGTATTCGACGAGCCGACAAACGGGCTTGACGTTATCACATCCAAATCGGTTACGGATTTCCTCGAGAAGTACGCGGAGTCGGGAAAGACGATAGTTATATCCACCCATATAATGAATGTGGCGGAAAAACTCTGCGACAGATTCGGGATACTCGTTGATGGCGAGCTTAAAGAGCTTGGTACGCTTTCTGATATACTTGGGAAGAACTCCTCGGACAACCTTGAGGATGTATTCTTCAGCTACATTCTTCCAGGCACAGAGGAGGAGGTGAACCATGCTTAG
- a CDS encoding GHKL domain-containing protein yields MIRLESLYTLIESSFDFLLVIDANESIIYVSPLLKRTCCPGNSDDSRKHLDSILDQESLQSFRNAMEQMHEGSRGVIALFTAQMDKASPLPMKVGYIESVHGGIYLFFGSRIDSLHRIRDWEKEERVKELSCLYSVAEWIDVSVSIKEFFTKLPEYLSRGMRSPDEAVVFSIYQGEEYGQKPSENDYINVDLIVDDEHKGEIMVGYISGTNELLPEEQQMLNEIGRMLSIALERKELSEKMALNEEEEEDLNNRLSKLEAEINERAKELEEQKQKLSTADSYLNRVNRSWEETRSRLETMFQAIPGEVMLIDLNRNVVMSNKDEIEPGDKCYRTYFNRDTPCRDCRLGKIRRDKTPITITMRNGERFLEVNTLPVYNQEEEVEGILEFYRDVTLEKTYEQQLQQADKLASLGQLVSGIGHEINNPNQFIRGNIKIIRQAITDMLPIIDDFKKDHPDLKIARLKYDFFREHVMTLIDDMSHGSERIKGIVEGLRGFARKDEGLLVDTVDVNTLIEATTRLVKNEVHKHAEIVLELGNDVKKFTGNSQKIEQIFVNLIVNAAQAIPDDKKGLITVRTYMDNSDSIVIEIEDNGKGMDEKTQKQIFDPFFTTKRAKGGTGLGLAIAFRIVEEHKGTVSVSSTPGVGTKFMIKIPVKEDKSKDGKVNK; encoded by the coding sequence ATGATCCGCCTTGAAAGCCTGTACACACTTATTGAGAGCAGCTTCGATTTTCTTCTGGTTATTGACGCAAACGAGAGTATAATTTACGTAAGCCCGTTGCTTAAAAGAACCTGTTGTCCGGGAAACAGCGATGATTCCAGAAAACACCTGGATAGTATTCTTGATCAGGAATCCCTTCAATCCTTCCGAAATGCCATGGAACAGATGCATGAAGGATCAAGGGGTGTCATAGCGCTGTTTACCGCACAAATGGATAAAGCATCCCCTTTACCCATGAAGGTTGGTTATATAGAAAGTGTTCATGGAGGTATCTATCTTTTCTTCGGATCCAGGATTGATAGCCTGCACAGGATCAGGGATTGGGAAAAGGAGGAACGGGTAAAGGAACTCTCCTGCCTTTATTCGGTTGCCGAATGGATAGATGTTTCAGTCTCTATAAAGGAATTTTTCACAAAACTGCCCGAATACCTCTCAAGGGGCATGCGCTCGCCGGATGAAGCTGTCGTATTCTCTATTTATCAGGGGGAAGAGTATGGCCAGAAGCCCTCGGAAAATGATTATATCAATGTTGATCTCATAGTAGACGATGAACATAAAGGTGAAATCATGGTGGGATACATCAGTGGAACCAACGAACTTCTTCCTGAAGAGCAGCAAATGCTCAACGAAATTGGGAGAATGTTGAGTATTGCCCTGGAGCGTAAGGAGCTTTCTGAAAAGATGGCTCTTAATGAGGAGGAAGAGGAAGATCTGAATAACCGTCTGAGCAAACTGGAAGCGGAAATCAATGAACGGGCAAAGGAACTGGAGGAACAGAAACAGAAACTCAGCACAGCCGACTCCTACCTGAACAGGGTCAACAGAAGCTGGGAGGAAACCAGAAGCCGTCTTGAAACCATGTTTCAGGCTATTCCTGGTGAGGTCATGCTCATAGACCTCAACAGGAATGTTGTCATGAGTAATAAAGATGAAATTGAACCCGGTGATAAGTGCTACAGAACATATTTCAACCGTGATACACCATGCAGGGATTGCAGGCTGGGAAAGATCAGGCGTGATAAAACACCCATAACGATTACGATGAGGAACGGGGAAAGGTTCCTGGAAGTTAATACGCTCCCTGTGTACAACCAGGAGGAGGAAGTTGAAGGGATACTGGAGTTTTACAGGGATGTTACCCTTGAGAAAACGTACGAACAGCAGCTCCAGCAGGCGGACAAGTTGGCTTCGCTTGGGCAGCTGGTCAGTGGCATCGGTCATGAAATAAATAATCCAAACCAGTTCATAAGAGGAAATATCAAGATAATCAGACAGGCGATAACGGACATGCTGCCAATAATTGATGATTTCAAGAAGGATCATCCCGATCTTAAAATTGCCCGTCTCAAGTACGATTTCTTCCGGGAACATGTCATGACACTCATCGATGATATGTCTCACGGTTCCGAGCGGATAAAGGGAATCGTAGAGGGTCTTCGTGGTTTCGCCAGGAAGGACGAGGGTCTCCTGGTGGATACAGTCGATGTCAATACTCTTATTGAAGCCACTACGAGGCTGGTGAAGAATGAAGTACACAAGCATGCTGAGATTGTGCTTGAACTTGGAAACGATGTGAAAAAATTCACCGGGAATTCGCAGAAAATAGAGCAGATATTCGTTAATCTAATTGTAAACGCCGCGCAGGCAATTCCCGATGATAAAAAAGGTCTTATCACGGTTCGGACGTACATGGATAACAGTGATAGCATAGTAATAGAGATAGAGGATAACGGAAAGGGAATGGATGAAAAGACTCAGAAGCAAATTTTCGACCCGTTCTTCACCACAAAAAGGGCAAAAGGGGGCACCGGCCTGGGTCTTGCTATTGCCTTCCGGATAGTGGAGGAACATAAAGGAACGGTTTCAGTAAGCAGCACACCCGGTGTTGGCACGAAATTCATGATCAAGATTCCCGTAAAGGAAGATAAATCGAAGGACGGGAAGGTGAATAAATGA